A DNA window from Trichosurus vulpecula isolate mTriVul1 chromosome 2, mTriVul1.pri, whole genome shotgun sequence contains the following coding sequences:
- the KCNE2 gene encoding potassium voltage-gated channel subfamily E member 2, protein MSILSNFTQTLEDAFKKIFVTYMDNWRSNATAEEAALQAKVNAENFYYVILYLMVMIGMFSFIIVAILVSTVKSKRQEHSHDPYHQYIVDDWHGKYKSRILSVEDAKATVHENADAAAYKMSP, encoded by the coding sequence ATGTCTATTTTATCCAATTTCACACAGACATTGGAAGATGCTTTCAAAAAGATCTTTGTTACTTATATGGACAATTGGCGCAGCAACGCAACAGCAGAAGAAGCGGCTCTCCAGGCCAAAGTCAATGCCGAGAATTTCTACTACGTCATCCTGTACCTCATGGTGATGATTGGAATGTTCTCTTTCATTATTGTGGCCATCCTGGTGAGCACAGTGAAATCCAAGAGACAAGAGCACTCCCATGACCCATACCATCAGTACATTGTGGATGACTGGCATGGAAAGTACAAAAGTCGAATTCTGAGTGTAGAAGATGCCAAGGCTACCGTTCATGAAAATGCTGATGCAGCAGCATACAAAATGTCTCCTTGA